One Brassica napus cultivar Da-Ae chromosome C2, Da-Ae, whole genome shotgun sequence DNA window includes the following coding sequences:
- the LOC106354103 gene encoding glutathione S-transferase T3-like produces the protein MNPYRQTPKFVELLTSQQNIVFGLSEDSLDLSSSQVPLFGSQPSEDSYFGDNTPAERRERRKWTPGDNVLLISSWLNTSKDHVVSNEQKSGAFWKRVAPYFTASPKVQGCEVREATHCKNRWQKINDLVNKFCGAYEAASRERCSDQ, from the coding sequence ATGAATCCATACAGGCAAACGCCAAAGTTTGTTGAACTGCTTACCAGTCAACAAAACATTGTCTTTGGTTTGTCTGAAGATAGTCTCGACCTATCTTCATCACAAGTCCCTCTTTTTGGCTCCCAACCGAGTGAAGATTCCTACTTTGGCGACAACACTCCTGCAGAGCGTCGAGAAAGGAGGAAATGGACGCCAGGAGATAATGTTCTGCTCATCAGCTCGTGGCTTAATACAAGCAAAGACCATGTAGTCTCGAATGAGCAAAAATCTGGGGCTTTCTGGAAAAGGGTCGCACCATACTTCACCGCAAGTCCTAAGGTGCAAGGCTGTGAAGTCAGAGAGGCGACCCACTGCAAGAACCGTTGGCAGAAGATCAATGATCTAGTCAACAAGTTTTGTGGGGCTTACGAAGCTGCAAGTAGAGAGAGATGTAGCGATCAATGA